A part of Mycolicibacterium sp. TUM20985 genomic DNA contains:
- a CDS encoding ATP-binding protein produces the protein MDELHDQLSRMWSKGVFEPAIHYIRFPVFKNLVTGLRIEFSHPLTAIVGPNGCNKTAILRALQGSPTGNDLGNYWFGTAMDAIAPDARHRFIYGRYSDTARGLVEVVKTRIGRRRSSRSKNEIDPDLFEPSRPLTSAPDNMDKYHFSGAQPKDGSKTRWNTLDKEVLYLDFRSQLSAFDWAFYHSEINRPGALTFMQALRLRKSAIRKRSTRLAGAISEQKRSDVWYGAERIIKPIHSVGEEELVAIQAILGRKYESIRVIHHRYFGRQGGWTVLMKAAGIQYSEAFAGSGEYAAVMLVCSVLAAEPKSLILFDEPEVSLHPSAQREVINFLSNVAKRHHHQIVLATHAPEMVRTLPVNAIKVLSIRADDGRVDMPSQGVAPHAAFEAVGASYDRPTVVVEDRLAAALVRFAIKGLPIADSVDVKFIPGGAETLWSHYVPMWAHDERGGLLLLLDGDQKTDEPVASGNVAPDHLEEVVVASLNGNEPKLPYGSSEEESAGHRRESLRAVLDWRRMFVNFLPVDTPEEFLLRSRDSRLEQKTLHDEERKVKGAWLEIATQELGRPASGDEIFVFQQAEISKLSASDETVSLIAGIVQGFVESVKL, from the coding sequence TTGGACGAGCTTCACGATCAGCTTTCACGCATGTGGAGCAAGGGTGTTTTCGAACCCGCCATTCACTACATACGTTTTCCCGTTTTCAAGAATCTGGTCACGGGTTTGAGGATCGAGTTCAGTCATCCGCTGACCGCTATTGTCGGCCCAAATGGTTGTAACAAGACTGCGATCTTGCGTGCGCTGCAGGGCAGTCCGACGGGAAATGATCTAGGAAATTATTGGTTTGGTACCGCGATGGATGCCATTGCCCCAGATGCTCGCCATCGCTTTATTTACGGAAGATACTCCGATACTGCCCGTGGCCTGGTTGAGGTTGTTAAGACCCGTATAGGCCGCCGGAGAAGTTCACGCTCGAAGAATGAAATCGATCCTGACCTATTTGAGCCAAGCCGCCCCCTTACAAGCGCACCCGACAACATGGACAAGTACCATTTCAGCGGGGCCCAGCCGAAGGACGGGTCGAAAACGCGATGGAACACTCTCGACAAAGAAGTTCTTTATCTCGACTTCCGTTCGCAGCTCTCGGCATTTGACTGGGCTTTCTATCATTCGGAAATCAATCGACCCGGAGCGCTGACTTTTATGCAAGCGTTACGTTTGCGAAAGTCTGCAATACGAAAACGATCAACTCGTCTGGCTGGGGCGATATCGGAACAAAAGCGCAGCGACGTCTGGTACGGGGCCGAACGGATAATAAAGCCAATTCATTCCGTTGGCGAAGAAGAGCTAGTTGCGATCCAAGCAATTCTGGGCCGGAAATACGAGTCAATTCGAGTTATTCATCATCGGTATTTTGGGCGACAGGGCGGTTGGACTGTTTTGATGAAAGCGGCGGGTATTCAGTACTCGGAAGCTTTTGCGGGGAGCGGAGAATATGCGGCGGTGATGTTGGTGTGCTCAGTTCTCGCCGCTGAACCTAAGTCACTCATTTTATTTGACGAACCGGAGGTTTCGCTTCATCCCTCGGCGCAACGTGAAGTGATCAATTTCTTATCGAATGTCGCGAAGCGGCACCACCATCAAATAGTTCTGGCTACCCATGCGCCTGAAATGGTTCGGACGCTGCCGGTCAACGCAATAAAGGTGCTGTCAATACGGGCAGATGACGGCAGGGTAGACATGCCCTCGCAGGGCGTTGCACCTCACGCAGCGTTCGAAGCAGTGGGAGCGTCGTACGACCGTCCCACGGTAGTGGTTGAGGACCGCCTCGCCGCCGCGCTGGTACGGTTCGCCATCAAAGGGTTGCCCATAGCGGACTCGGTAGACGTCAAGTTCATACCTGGCGGGGCTGAGACGCTATGGAGCCACTATGTGCCGATGTGGGCGCATGACGAGAGGGGTGGACTCTTGCTCCTGCTGGATGGTGACCAAAAAACGGATGAACCTGTCGCATCCGGAAACGTCGCGCCAGATCACTTAGAAGAGGTCGTGGTTGCTTCCTTGAACGGCAACGAACCTAAGCTTCCATACGGCTCGAGTGAGGAGGAGAGTGCTGGTCATCGCCGAGAGTCGTTACGCGCAGTTCTGGACTGGCGCCGGATGTTCGTGAACTTCCTACCAGTCGACACGCCTGAGGAGTTTTTGCTTCGCAGTCGGGATTCACGTCTCGAACAGAAAACCCTGCATGACGAAGAGCGGAAAGTAAAGGGTGCATGGCTGGAAATTGCCACTCAAGAACTCGGGAGGCCGGCGTCGGGTGACGAGATATTTGTCTTTCAGCAGGCCGAAATCAGTAAGCTCTCGGCAAGTGATGAAACGGTTTCTTTAATAGCTGGGATAGTCCAAGGCTTCGTCGAGAGTGTCAAGTTGTGA
- a CDS encoding serine/threonine-protein kinase, producing the protein MPLANGAKFAGYTIERQLGAGGMGEVYLAQHPRLPRHDAIKVLKTAISSDPDYIERFNREADLASKLWHPHIVGILDRGKYRGRLWISMDFVDGDDASRLLDEHPDGMPVDDALAIVEAVASALDYSHSKGLLHRDVKPANILLADAEPGERRILLGDFGVARDLSDNTSGGLTATNMTVGTAAYAAPEQLMGLPLDGRADQYSLAATAYHLLTGKQPYQHSNAAVVISQHLNADPPSLGGARPELARFDAALSRAMAKDPDERFATCADFVTALEEGVLPVPAGTPSSFDDADTMLRAAATVPAAAAPQPPAAKTSRRRGPWIAAAAAVVLVVVALVGYFALAPAREPSQPPFSLAGSLRLANDAVKTSGLPAGYGCAGAREFGDVGPNAPITVENESGTLLAKGSISAGYKESDGCVLRFRVADVPAGAQFYRVHVAQHPEMSYTEAEAKAGVELLMGTSDDPTTSSSKPTRTWTPTRTSAAPPPPNMEQVSLARLQRIADEDRSSVASYLADRWIPQISSKRVGLEAKGITWNNQAILDEHLRLRGIYPNVRLLWSGDWSTYDGRNFWVTVVGLQSDNPYDILDWCTQQGFDRDNCIAKIVSTTHAIDGSTKLLP; encoded by the coding sequence ATGCCGTTGGCGAACGGCGCGAAGTTTGCCGGCTACACGATTGAGCGGCAGCTTGGCGCGGGGGGAATGGGCGAGGTCTACCTCGCTCAGCACCCGAGGCTGCCCAGACACGATGCGATCAAAGTCTTGAAGACCGCCATCTCGTCCGATCCCGACTACATCGAACGCTTCAACCGCGAAGCCGATTTGGCATCGAAGCTGTGGCACCCGCACATCGTCGGAATCCTCGACCGTGGCAAGTATCGCGGTCGGCTGTGGATCTCGATGGACTTCGTCGACGGTGACGACGCGAGCCGACTGCTGGACGAGCACCCGGACGGGATGCCCGTCGACGACGCGCTGGCCATCGTCGAGGCGGTGGCCTCGGCGCTCGACTACTCGCACTCCAAGGGGCTGCTGCATCGCGACGTCAAGCCGGCCAACATCCTGCTCGCCGACGCCGAGCCCGGCGAACGACGAATCCTGTTGGGCGACTTCGGTGTAGCACGAGATCTCTCCGACAACACCTCCGGTGGCCTGACGGCGACCAACATGACCGTCGGCACTGCCGCCTACGCCGCGCCCGAGCAGCTGATGGGACTGCCGCTCGACGGCAGGGCCGACCAGTACTCACTGGCGGCAACCGCCTATCACCTGCTGACGGGGAAGCAGCCGTATCAGCATTCGAATGCCGCCGTCGTCATCAGTCAGCACCTCAACGCGGATCCGCCGTCCCTCGGAGGTGCCCGGCCCGAGCTGGCTCGGTTCGACGCAGCGCTGTCCCGGGCGATGGCCAAGGACCCCGACGAACGGTTCGCGACGTGCGCGGACTTCGTCACCGCCCTCGAGGAGGGTGTGCTGCCGGTGCCCGCCGGGACGCCGTCATCATTCGATGACGCGGACACCATGCTGCGGGCGGCAGCGACCGTGCCCGCGGCCGCGGCGCCGCAACCACCCGCGGCGAAGACTAGTCGTCGTCGAGGACCGTGGATCGCCGCCGCTGCGGCAGTCGTCCTGGTCGTGGTGGCGCTGGTCGGGTACTTCGCGCTAGCGCCGGCGCGCGAACCATCGCAACCTCCGTTCAGCCTGGCGGGTTCATTGCGCTTGGCCAACGACGCGGTCAAGACGTCGGGTCTTCCCGCCGGCTATGGCTGCGCGGGCGCGCGGGAGTTCGGCGACGTCGGCCCGAACGCTCCCATCACAGTGGAGAACGAGTCGGGCACGCTGCTGGCCAAGGGGTCGATCTCGGCGGGCTACAAGGAGAGCGACGGATGCGTGCTGCGCTTCCGCGTGGCGGACGTGCCCGCGGGCGCGCAGTTCTACCGCGTTCACGTCGCGCAGCACCCGGAGATGAGCTACACCGAAGCGGAGGCGAAGGCCGGGGTCGAATTGCTGATGGGCACTAGCGACGATCCGACGACCTCCTCTTCGAAGCCGACGCGGACCTGGACGCCGACGCGCACCAGCGCCGCGCCGCCTCCTCCAAACATGGAGCAGGTCAGTCTCGCTCGATTGCAGCGGATCGCCGACGAGGACCGCTCCTCGGTCGCGAGCTATCTCGCCGATCGTTGGATCCCGCAGATTAGTTCGAAACGCGTTGGCCTCGAGGCGAAGGGCATCACCTGGAACAACCAGGCGATCCTCGACGAGCACCTACGCCTGCGCGGCATCTACCCCAACGTCCGGCTGCTGTGGTCGGGGGACTGGTCGACCTATGACGGACGGAATTTCTGGGTTACCGTGGTCGGCCTTCAGTCCGACAACCCCTACGACATTCTCGATTGGTGCACTCAGCAGGGGTTCGACCGGGACAACTGCATCGCGAAGATCGTCAGCACCACCCATGCGATCGATGGCAGTACGAAACTGCTTCCCTAG
- a CDS encoding DUF4267 domain-containing protein has translation MSIDRAALAVGGIRLASGLSFLVDPVRANRWWGDPDEPVGSARLLLYSMGYRDALIGGLLATAALRGRETRGWFLASGGADAADLLGGLNAHHQMRRSQQLIGLGGAVVGIGVGLWGATRPRASDTTPTG, from the coding sequence ATGTCGATCGACCGTGCCGCACTCGCCGTCGGGGGCATCCGCCTCGCGTCGGGACTCTCGTTCCTCGTCGATCCGGTTCGCGCCAACAGGTGGTGGGGTGACCCAGACGAACCGGTGGGCAGCGCACGGCTGCTGCTGTACTCGATGGGCTACCGCGACGCGCTCATCGGCGGATTGCTCGCGACGGCAGCCCTTCGCGGCCGCGAGACGCGCGGCTGGTTCCTGGCCTCCGGTGGTGCGGACGCGGCAGATCTCCTCGGCGGGTTGAACGCTCATCACCAGATGAGGCGGTCTCAACAGCTGATCGGGCTCGGCGGCGCCGTCGTCGGCATCGGTGTTGGACTGTGGGGTGCGACGCGCCCGCGGGCATCCGACACCACGCCGACGGGCTGA
- a CDS encoding esterase — protein MHTETADYTIDMSFPVAYPDQSALASVLRRQRDQFVQTLSELPARDVPKALDIKSTTYAAGPAGTGTESLVLEEYVNVGGAHPETYYDALNFDIAKKAPITFETLFKPGTDPVAVLDPIVEEELRNRLQGAPVDANPIGAQMYQNFALTDDAVIFFIGPGQWTIEAAGAQQVSVPRSALASILA, from the coding sequence GTGCACACCGAGACCGCCGACTACACGATCGACATGAGCTTCCCGGTCGCCTATCCCGACCAATCCGCACTGGCCTCCGTCCTTAGGCGCCAGCGGGACCAATTCGTCCAGACGCTCAGCGAGCTCCCCGCCCGCGACGTCCCCAAGGCGCTCGACATCAAGTCGACGACGTACGCGGCGGGTCCAGCGGGTACCGGCACCGAGAGCCTGGTGCTCGAGGAGTACGTCAACGTCGGCGGGGCTCACCCGGAGACCTACTACGACGCGCTCAACTTCGACATTGCCAAGAAGGCGCCTATCACCTTCGAGACGCTGTTCAAGCCGGGCACCGACCCGGTCGCGGTGCTCGACCCCATCGTCGAGGAAGAGTTGCGGAACCGCCTGCAGGGCGCGCCCGTCGACGCCAACCCCATCGGTGCGCAGATGTACCAGAACTTCGCCCTCACCGACGACGCGGTGATCTTCTTCATCGGCCCTGGCCAGTGGACGATCGAAGCCGCTGGCGCGCAACAGGTCTCGGTGCCGCGTAGCGCGCTCGCGTCGATCCTGGCCTAG
- a CDS encoding threonine/serine exporter family protein — MSDDARGFLQSIRKEVPRALTGGPVDDDTEVAAMLRELGIALIECEQPTHLVEARLLAIAKNYTSETVRVVVLPTALVVQVGTVAYEVETVVNPTTQLNLAGRVDAIAELAEFGAITAADAAREAAAARTMPPRFGPVTTVIGYTITTLGFGMVINPTWASLWGYVFLGSVVGAIVILGRPFPTLNAVLPTLAAAVVTLLATWFVADAANDGLLRVISPPLVALLPGLALTIGAMELASAQMISGATRLIYGVMQLMLLVFGVGLGIHLGAEIVPQQPSAQMGGWSLYVAVVVIAIGLYVYLSAPKGSFAWLVFIVGVALIGQKVGGLFLSPTHSGALGAFLVVPFAMLGARIKTSPPAIVMMLAAFWALVPGALSFETLGEAVAGEGDITTLGTTVAAVFSIALGTLVGWSVLATIDARLRR, encoded by the coding sequence ATGAGCGATGACGCGCGGGGGTTCCTGCAATCGATCCGCAAGGAAGTGCCGCGGGCCCTGACCGGGGGACCGGTCGACGACGACACCGAGGTCGCCGCGATGCTGCGTGAGCTGGGCATCGCGCTGATCGAGTGCGAGCAGCCCACGCACCTGGTGGAGGCACGGCTGTTGGCGATCGCCAAGAACTACACCAGCGAGACCGTCCGCGTCGTGGTGCTGCCGACGGCGCTGGTGGTCCAGGTCGGCACCGTCGCCTACGAGGTGGAGACGGTGGTCAACCCCACCACGCAGCTGAACCTGGCTGGCCGGGTCGACGCGATCGCCGAACTCGCCGAGTTCGGCGCCATCACCGCCGCCGATGCGGCACGTGAAGCGGCGGCGGCGCGGACCATGCCGCCGCGATTCGGTCCGGTCACCACCGTCATCGGGTACACGATCACCACGCTGGGCTTCGGCATGGTGATCAACCCGACGTGGGCATCGCTGTGGGGTTACGTGTTCCTCGGCTCGGTGGTTGGGGCGATCGTCATCTTGGGTCGGCCGTTCCCCACGTTGAACGCCGTGCTGCCCACGCTGGCGGCGGCGGTGGTGACGCTGCTGGCCACGTGGTTCGTCGCGGATGCCGCCAACGATGGGTTGCTGCGGGTGATCAGTCCGCCACTGGTGGCCCTGCTGCCCGGCCTGGCGTTGACGATCGGCGCGATGGAGCTGGCCAGTGCGCAGATGATCAGTGGCGCCACCCGGCTGATCTATGGAGTCATGCAGCTGATGCTGCTGGTGTTCGGCGTCGGCCTGGGCATTCACCTCGGGGCGGAGATCGTCCCGCAGCAGCCGTCGGCGCAGATGGGCGGCTGGTCGCTCTATGTCGCGGTGGTCGTGATTGCGATCGGGTTGTACGTCTACCTCTCGGCGCCCAAGGGGTCGTTCGCGTGGCTGGTGTTCATCGTTGGCGTCGCCCTCATCGGACAGAAGGTGGGCGGATTGTTCTTGTCGCCCACGCATTCCGGTGCGCTCGGGGCGTTCCTGGTGGTGCCCTTCGCGATGCTCGGTGCGCGGATCAAGACGTCACCGCCGGCGATCGTGATGATGCTGGCGGCGTTCTGGGCATTGGTGCCGGGCGCGCTGAGCTTCGAGACCCTCGGCGAGGCCGTAGCCGGCGAGGGCGACATCACGACGCTGGGGACGACGGTGGCCGCGGTCTTCTCGATCGCGCTCGGGACGTTGGTGGGGTGGAGTGTGTTGGCGACGATCGACGCGCGGTTGCGGCGGTGA
- a CDS encoding AraC family transcriptional regulator, with protein sequence MGSLIRATVLRGYPELVHELGGDPEAYLARFGIPVIVEDPEHAFIPFAAYVRLLDVTADELCCPDFGLRMSHWRGLEILGPLAVIARNSKTLRDGVQSLGRYLYVHSPALALKPVPQTTAHRSFKVTLEVTERGLPEVIQAYEVGIALSARIIRLLGGADARPKSVWFMHGRQGSEAAYREALGCPVRFGRPTCGFELSARLANQRVESADPEARRIAAKYLESKYLPPTARLSDRVAQLARHLLPTGECSVDAIASELALHPRTLQRQLAAEGTRCQDVIDGERRMLAAKYLAQPGFQLVQVAGLLGYTEQSALNRSCRRWFGTTPRQYRVQSGRTAAAPATGSMVGSRKTPLARGKRP encoded by the coding sequence ATGGGGAGTCTGATCCGTGCAACCGTGTTGCGCGGCTATCCCGAGTTGGTGCACGAGCTCGGGGGAGACCCCGAGGCGTATCTGGCGCGCTTCGGCATCCCGGTCATCGTGGAGGACCCGGAACACGCCTTCATTCCGTTCGCGGCCTACGTCCGCCTGCTCGACGTCACCGCCGACGAATTGTGTTGTCCGGACTTCGGATTGCGCATGTCGCACTGGCGGGGGCTGGAGATTCTCGGGCCACTCGCGGTGATCGCGCGCAATTCGAAGACCCTGCGCGATGGCGTGCAGTCCCTCGGGCGCTATCTCTACGTCCACTCACCGGCGCTGGCGTTGAAGCCCGTCCCGCAGACGACGGCGCACCGCAGCTTCAAGGTCACCCTCGAGGTGACCGAACGAGGGCTGCCCGAGGTGATCCAGGCCTACGAGGTCGGCATCGCGCTGAGCGCTCGGATCATCCGCCTGCTCGGCGGTGCCGATGCTCGGCCGAAGTCCGTGTGGTTCATGCACGGCCGGCAAGGGTCGGAGGCGGCCTACCGGGAGGCGCTGGGCTGCCCGGTGCGCTTCGGGCGGCCGACGTGCGGGTTCGAACTGTCCGCACGGCTGGCGAACCAACGGGTCGAGAGCGCCGATCCCGAGGCCAGGCGCATTGCGGCGAAATACCTTGAGTCGAAGTACCTTCCGCCGACGGCTCGGTTGTCGGATCGGGTCGCCCAGCTGGCTCGTCACCTGTTGCCCACGGGGGAGTGCAGTGTCGACGCGATCGCGAGCGAGCTGGCCCTGCATCCGCGGACGTTGCAGCGCCAGCTCGCAGCGGAGGGGACGCGGTGTCAAGACGTCATCGACGGCGAACGCCGTATGCTCGCCGCGAAGTACCTCGCCCAGCCGGGGTTTCAGCTGGTCCAGGTCGCGGGCCTGCTCGGCTACACCGAGCAGAGCGCGCTCAACCGCTCGTGCCGGCGTTGGTTCGGAACGACGCCACGGCAGTACCGGGTGCAATCGGGTCGCACCGCCGCCGCCCCGGCGACGGGCTCCATGGTCGGCAGCCGCAAAACCCCTCTCGCACGGGGAAAGAGGCCCTAG